A genomic segment from Halomonas sp. GD1P12 encodes:
- the gltX gene encoding glutamate--tRNA ligase, translating into MTVRTRIAPSPTGDPHVGTAYIALFNLCFARKQGGEFILRIEDTDQVRSTAESEQMILDSLRWLGIEWDEGPDVGGPHGPYRQSERGDIYAEHAQKLLDAGHAFKCYRTSEELDELREARKEAGLQLALKPADLALDDAEQARREAENWPYVVRMNVPVEGVCVVEDMLRGRIEVDWAQVDAQILVKSDGMPTYHMANVVDDHLMGITHVLRGEEWINSAPKHKLLYEYFGWEMPVLCHMPLLRNPDKSKLSKRKNPTSINYYRRMGFLPQAVTNYLGRMGWSMPDEREKFSLQEMMDAFDIQRVSLGGPVFDLEKLTWLNGVYIREDMDDDALLKALREWAFNEEYVRQILPQVRTRVETLSQVAPLAGHFFSGLPAITEADFESVKLEREELVKLLQFLVWRFETVPAWNKEALLAEVQTLAGAFDLKMKAFLAPVFIAITGSSASTSVMDAMAILGSDVTRARLRHAIDVLGGVSKKQAKRFEKEFRAL; encoded by the coding sequence ATGACCGTACGCACGCGTATAGCGCCTTCTCCTACGGGAGACCCCCACGTCGGCACGGCGTATATTGCGCTGTTCAATCTGTGCTTTGCGCGAAAGCAGGGCGGCGAATTCATTTTGCGTATCGAGGACACCGACCAGGTGCGCTCGACGGCGGAATCCGAGCAGATGATTCTGGATTCGCTGCGCTGGCTGGGCATCGAGTGGGACGAAGGCCCGGACGTGGGCGGCCCGCACGGCCCGTACCGGCAAAGCGAGCGCGGCGACATTTACGCCGAGCACGCTCAGAAGCTGCTCGACGCCGGCCACGCCTTCAAGTGCTATCGCACCAGCGAAGAGCTCGATGAGCTTCGCGAGGCGCGCAAGGAAGCCGGCCTGCAGCTGGCGCTCAAACCGGCGGATCTGGCGCTGGATGACGCCGAGCAGGCGCGCCGCGAAGCCGAGAACTGGCCGTACGTGGTACGCATGAACGTTCCCGTCGAGGGCGTGTGCGTGGTCGAGGATATGCTGCGCGGCCGCATCGAGGTGGACTGGGCTCAGGTGGACGCCCAGATTCTGGTCAAGTCCGACGGCATGCCGACCTACCACATGGCCAACGTGGTGGATGATCACCTGATGGGGATCACCCACGTGCTGCGCGGCGAGGAGTGGATCAACTCCGCGCCCAAGCACAAGCTTCTGTACGAGTACTTTGGCTGGGAGATGCCGGTACTTTGCCACATGCCGCTGTTGCGCAACCCGGACAAGTCGAAGCTCTCCAAGCGCAAGAATCCGACCTCGATCAACTACTACCGCCGCATGGGCTTTCTTCCCCAGGCCGTCACCAATTACCTGGGCCGCATGGGCTGGTCGATGCCCGACGAGCGCGAGAAGTTCAGCCTTCAGGAGATGATGGACGCTTTCGATATCCAGCGCGTATCGCTGGGCGGGCCGGTGTTCGATCTCGAAAAGCTCACCTGGCTCAACGGCGTCTATATCCGTGAAGACATGGACGATGACGCGCTGCTCAAGGCGCTCAGAGAATGGGCGTTCAACGAAGAGTATGTGCGCCAGATTCTGCCCCAGGTGCGCACCCGGGTGGAAACGCTTTCTCAGGTCGCGCCGCTGGCCGGCCACTTCTTCTCCGGGCTGCCCGCCATCACGGAAGCCGACTTCGAAAGCGTGAAGCTCGAACGCGAGGAGCTGGTCAAGCTTCTGCAGTTTCTGGTGTGGCGCTTCGAAACGGTGCCGGCCTGGAACAAGGAGGCGCTTCTGGCCGAGGTTCAGACGCTGGCCGGCGCCTTCGATCTCAAGATGAAGGCGTTTTTGGCGCCGGTGTTCATTGCCATCACCGGCTCGAGCGCGAGCACCTCGGTCATGGATGCCATGGCGATTCTGGGCTCTGACGTGACCCGCGCGCGGCTTCGTCACGCCATCGACGTGCTTGGTGGGGTCTCTAAAAAGCAGGCAAAACGCTTCGAAAAAGAGTTTCGCGCGCTCTAG
- the gltA gene encoding citrate synthase, translated as MADRKATLTVDGLDPIELPIYSGTLGPDVIDVRGLGGEGLFTYDPGFMSTSSCQSAITYIDGGKGMLLHRGYPIDQLAKESNFVEVCYTLLFGELPTEEQYADFETRIRNHTMVHDQINNFFKGFRRDAHPMSILCGVVGGLAAFYHDHMDITQQEDREISAIRLIAKMPTLAAMSHKYNVGQPFNYPRNDLSYAENFLYMMFSNPCEEYKINPVYAKAMDRIFMLHADHEQNASTSTVRLAGSTGANPFACISAGIAALWGPAHGGANEAVLAMLDEIGDDSEENIQRFVDKAKDKEDPFKLMGFGHRVYRNFDPRAKVMKESCDEVLAELGMADDPQLKIAKRLEQIALEDEYFIERKLYPNVDFYSGIILKAMGIPTNMFTVIFAVSRTIGWISHWNEMLSESYKIGRPRQLYTGHDKRDYPSKK; from the coding sequence ATGGCTGACAGGAAAGCGACCTTGACGGTAGACGGTCTTGACCCGATCGAGCTACCCATTTATTCCGGCACGCTGGGCCCCGACGTCATCGACGTCCGCGGCCTGGGTGGCGAAGGCCTGTTTACCTACGACCCTGGCTTCATGTCCACCTCTTCCTGCCAATCCGCGATCACTTATATCGATGGCGGCAAGGGCATGCTGCTGCATCGCGGCTACCCGATCGACCAGCTAGCCAAAGAGTCCAATTTCGTAGAGGTTTGCTACACCCTGCTGTTCGGCGAACTGCCGACTGAAGAGCAGTACGCGGATTTCGAAACCCGCATTCGTAACCACACCATGGTTCACGATCAGATCAACAACTTCTTCAAGGGTTTCCGCCGCGACGCGCACCCAATGTCGATTCTGTGTGGCGTCGTGGGCGGTCTGGCCGCGTTCTACCATGACCATATGGACATCACCCAGCAGGAAGATCGTGAAATCAGCGCTATCCGCCTGATCGCGAAGATGCCCACGCTTGCCGCGATGTCGCACAAGTACAATGTTGGCCAGCCGTTCAACTACCCGCGCAACGACCTGAGCTATGCAGAGAACTTTCTCTACATGATGTTCAGCAACCCGTGCGAGGAGTACAAGATCAACCCGGTCTACGCCAAGGCGATGGATCGCATCTTCATGCTCCACGCCGACCACGAGCAGAACGCCTCCACCTCCACGGTGCGCCTGGCAGGCTCGACCGGTGCCAACCCGTTCGCCTGCATCAGTGCCGGCATCGCAGCGCTTTGGGGTCCGGCCCACGGCGGCGCCAACGAGGCGGTACTGGCGATGCTCGACGAGATCGGTGATGACTCGGAAGAGAACATCCAGCGCTTCGTCGACAAGGCGAAAGACAAGGAAGACCCGTTCAAGCTGATGGGTTTTGGCCACCGCGTCTACCGCAACTTCGACCCGCGCGCCAAGGTGATGAAAGAGAGCTGCGACGAAGTGCTGGCCGAGCTCGGTATGGCCGACGACCCGCAGCTCAAGATCGCCAAGCGCCTCGAGCAGATCGCGCTGGAAGACGAATACTTCATCGAGCGCAAGCTCTACCCGAACGTCGACTTCTATTCCGGCATCATCCTGAAGGCCATGGGCATTCCGACCAACATGTTCACCGTGATCTTTGCCGTATCACGTACCATCGGCTGGATCTCGCACTGGAACGAAATGCTCAGCGAGAGCTACAAGATCGGTCGCCCGCGCCAGCTCTACACCGGCCACGACAAGCGCGACTACCCCAGCAAGAAGTAA
- the sdhD gene encoding succinate dehydrogenase, hydrophobic membrane anchor protein, giving the protein MVTNITSFGRSGLSDWLMQRVSAVILALYTLFIVGYLLFNPDLDYYTWSGLFNQIWMRIFSLLAFISIAAHAWIGLWTVTTDYLKSTRLRVGAQALIILAIFVYLVWGIQILWGA; this is encoded by the coding sequence ATGGTAACCAACATTACGAGTTTCGGTCGTAGCGGCCTCTCCGACTGGCTCATGCAGCGCGTATCCGCCGTGATTCTTGCGCTCTATACGCTGTTCATCGTGGGCTACCTGCTGTTCAACCCCGACCTTGACTATTACACCTGGAGCGGGCTTTTCAACCAGATCTGGATGCGGATCTTCTCGCTTTTGGCCTTCATCTCTATCGCCGCGCACGCCTGGATTGGCCTTTGGACAGTCACCACCGACTACCTCAAGTCCACTCGTCTGCGTGTCGGTGCCCAGGCGCTCATCATTCTGGCCATTTTCGTTTACCTGGTCTGGGGCATTCAAATTCTGTGGGGAGCTTAA
- the sdhC gene encoding succinate dehydrogenase, cytochrome b556 subunit produces the protein MNSKRPVNLDLSTIHFPLPALTSITHRITGVILFVGLIFAFWALGESLSSPAGFDAVRDALATNILAKFVAWGLLSALAFHFVAGIKHLLMDADIGVTLEGSVQKAQITVVVSAVLIILAGVWVW, from the coding sequence GTGAATAGCAAACGACCCGTAAACCTGGACCTTTCGACAATCCACTTTCCTCTGCCAGCGCTGACGTCGATCACACACCGTATTACGGGTGTCATCCTGTTCGTCGGCCTGATCTTTGCCTTCTGGGCACTGGGGGAATCCCTCTCTTCACCGGCCGGTTTCGATGCCGTGCGTGACGCGCTGGCCACCAACATTCTCGCCAAGTTCGTTGCCTGGGGCCTGCTGTCTGCGCTGGCCTTTCACTTCGTGGCGGGTATCAAGCACCTGCTGATGGATGCCGATATCGGTGTCACCCTGGAAGGTAGCGTTCAAAAAGCGCAGATCACCGTCGTCGTTAGCGCAGTCCTCATCATCTTGGCAGGAGTTTGGGTATGGTAA
- a CDS encoding DUF4113 domain-containing protein: MATMDELNEKMGKGTVRLGLPEKNAPWHLRCAHRSPRYTTQWGELMRAYTD, translated from the coding sequence ATGGCCACGATGGACGAACTGAACGAGAAGATGGGCAAAGGCACGGTGCGCTTGGGGCTACCGGAGAAGAATGCGCCGTGGCATTTGCGGTGTGCGCATCGAAGCCCGCGGTATACGACGCAGTGGGGGGAGTTGATGCGGGCTTATACGGATTAG
- the sdhA gene encoding succinate dehydrogenase flavoprotein subunit, giving the protein MSNLRSLTFDAIIIGGGGSGLRAALELAKSGKKTAVLSKVFPTRSHTVSAQGGITCAIASSDPDDDWRWHMYDTVKGGDYIADQDAAEYMCSEGPKAVFELEHMGLPFSRFDNGRIYQRPFGGQSKNFGEGGQAARTCAAADRTGHALLHTLYQNNLKNNTTFLNEWYAVDLVKNASGDVVGCIAMCIETGEVVHVKSKATVLATGGAGRIYASTTNALINTGDGIGMALRAGFPMQDMEMWQFHPTGIYGAGTLVTEGCRGEGGYLINKDGERFMERYAPNAKDLAGRDVVARSMVMEILEGRGCGDKGDHVFLKLDHLGEEVLGKRLPGIVELSKTFAHVDPAKDPIPVVPTCHYMMGGIPTNVHGQAIMQNESGEDQIINGLFACGEAACVSVHGANRLGGNSLLDLVVFGRAAGMFIEGALNEGIEYLDASESDIETAMKRITRWNESEGGESIPELKAELQDIMQNSFGVFRKEDNMQEGVQKLSELRKRIANAHLPDKSNAFNTARVEALELDNLMEVAEATAIAALERKESRGAHSRYDYPDRDDVNWLKHSLYFPLTKELKQRDVNFKPKTVDTFEPKVRTY; this is encoded by the coding sequence ATGTCTAACCTTCGTAGCCTGACGTTTGACGCCATCATCATCGGTGGCGGTGGCTCTGGCCTGCGCGCTGCTCTGGAACTTGCCAAGTCCGGCAAGAAGACAGCGGTTCTCTCTAAAGTGTTCCCGACCCGTTCGCACACCGTATCGGCTCAGGGCGGCATCACCTGCGCGATCGCCTCGTCCGACCCGGACGATGACTGGCGCTGGCACATGTACGACACCGTCAAGGGCGGTGACTACATCGCCGACCAGGACGCTGCCGAGTACATGTGTTCCGAAGGCCCGAAAGCGGTGTTCGAACTCGAGCACATGGGGCTTCCGTTCTCGCGTTTCGATAACGGCCGTATCTATCAGCGCCCCTTCGGCGGCCAGTCGAAGAACTTCGGTGAAGGCGGTCAGGCCGCGCGTACCTGCGCCGCCGCCGACCGTACCGGCCATGCGCTGTTGCACACGCTTTACCAGAACAACCTCAAGAACAACACCACGTTCTTGAACGAGTGGTACGCGGTGGATCTGGTCAAGAATGCCAGCGGTGACGTCGTGGGCTGTATCGCCATGTGCATCGAGACCGGCGAAGTGGTTCACGTCAAATCCAAGGCCACGGTGCTCGCCACCGGCGGCGCGGGTCGTATCTACGCCTCGACCACCAACGCCCTGATCAATACCGGTGACGGTATCGGCATGGCGCTGCGCGCCGGCTTCCCCATGCAGGACATGGAGATGTGGCAGTTCCACCCGACCGGTATCTACGGTGCCGGCACGCTGGTCACCGAAGGGTGCCGCGGCGAGGGTGGCTACCTGATCAACAAGGATGGCGAGCGCTTCATGGAGCGCTACGCGCCCAACGCCAAGGACCTGGCCGGCCGCGATGTCGTTGCTCGCTCCATGGTCATGGAGATCCTCGAAGGCCGCGGCTGTGGCGACAAGGGCGACCACGTCTTCCTGAAGCTCGATCACCTGGGTGAAGAGGTACTGGGCAAGCGTCTACCGGGGATCGTCGAGCTCTCCAAGACCTTCGCCCACGTCGACCCGGCCAAGGATCCGATCCCGGTCGTACCGACCTGCCACTACATGATGGGCGGTATCCCGACCAACGTTCACGGTCAGGCCATCATGCAAAACGAGTCCGGCGAAGATCAGATCATCAACGGTCTGTTTGCCTGCGGCGAAGCGGCCTGCGTATCGGTGCACGGCGCCAACCGCCTGGGCGGCAACTCGCTTCTGGATCTCGTGGTCTTCGGCCGCGCAGCGGGCATGTTCATCGAAGGCGCGCTCAACGAAGGTATCGAGTACCTGGACGCGTCCGAGTCCGACATCGAAACTGCGATGAAGCGCATCACCCGCTGGAACGAGTCCGAAGGTGGCGAAAGCATTCCCGAGCTCAAGGCCGAGCTTCAGGACATCATGCAGAACTCTTTCGGTGTGTTCCGTAAAGAGGACAACATGCAGGAAGGCGTACAGAAGCTGTCCGAGCTGCGTAAGCGTATTGCCAACGCGCACCTGCCGGACAAGTCCAACGCTTTCAACACGGCGCGTGTTGAAGCGCTCGAGCTCGATAACCTGATGGAAGTGGCTGAAGCAACGGCGATTGCTGCCCTCGAGCGTAAAGAGAGCCGTGGTGCGCACTCGCGCTACGATTATCCTGACCGTGATGATGTCAACTGGCTGAAACACTCGCTCTACTTCCCGCTCACTAAAGAGCTGAAGCAGCGCGACGTCAACTTCAAGCCGAAAACCGTTGATACGTTCGAGCCGAAGGTTCGTACCTACTAA
- a CDS encoding helix-turn-helix domain-containing protein, which produces MESLGSRIKQLRQRVKLNKAALARKVGVSDVTISYWESGAIKQIGHERLVALADALECSLATLLEGDSAPPLLTLTHQGPLPWEQVQATMMTPPAHLPLKIDWKAPCVMTTPAAKTDFAPASPGDLLLLGPTHVFHKAGHYLVKRDDHFQLAHFAKTPSGEEIHAVVLAHWCPA; this is translated from the coding sequence ATGGAATCGCTTGGATCACGTATCAAACAGCTCAGGCAACGGGTAAAGCTGAATAAAGCTGCTCTTGCCCGAAAAGTTGGCGTGTCGGATGTCACCATATCGTACTGGGAGTCGGGGGCGATCAAGCAGATCGGCCATGAACGCCTGGTGGCGCTGGCCGACGCACTGGAGTGCTCATTGGCCACGCTGTTGGAGGGTGACAGCGCACCGCCGCTACTGACACTGACGCACCAGGGCCCCCTTCCCTGGGAGCAGGTGCAGGCAACGATGATGACACCGCCCGCTCATCTGCCGCTTAAAATCGATTGGAAAGCGCCTTGTGTGATGACCACGCCCGCGGCCAAAACGGATTTCGCTCCCGCCTCCCCGGGCGATCTTCTGTTACTTGGCCCCACGCACGTATTCCACAAGGCCGGTCACTATCTGGTCAAGCGTGACGATCACTTCCAGCTGGCGCATTTTGCCAAAACGCCCAGCGGTGAAGAGATCCACGCCGTCGTACTCGCTCACTGGTGTCCTGCCTAA
- a CDS encoding DUF3617 domain-containing protein yields MPRLHSLALLALFLPCTLWAQDDVRPGLWRVDMTTFDPRVEDEALASSETETLCLSPAQAQSPKGVVQALWGELTCDDVEIDYREGGAQVSVVCSEGESVLRFVDTLTFDSPTSFSSSLKSHSHGYTAQTLSEYRWLASDC; encoded by the coding sequence ATGCCACGTCTTCATTCATTGGCTCTGCTAGCCCTTTTTCTCCCCTGCACTCTATGGGCCCAGGACGATGTTCGACCCGGCTTATGGCGTGTCGATATGACGACGTTCGATCCACGCGTTGAAGATGAAGCGTTGGCTTCTAGCGAAACCGAAACCTTATGCCTGTCGCCGGCGCAGGCGCAGAGCCCGAAAGGCGTGGTTCAGGCGCTTTGGGGAGAGCTCACCTGCGACGATGTCGAGATCGACTACCGTGAGGGTGGGGCGCAGGTGTCGGTGGTCTGTAGTGAAGGTGAAAGCGTACTGCGGTTCGTCGACACGCTAACCTTCGATAGCCCCACCTCGTTTAGTAGCAGCTTGAAAAGCCATTCCCACGGCTACACCGCGCAAACGCTGAGCGAATACCGCTGGCTTGCAAGCGACTGCTAA
- a CDS encoding succinate dehydrogenase iron-sulfur subunit, which translates to MSNLQVSIYRYNPETDSAPYMQEFQVDTKGRDVMVLDVLHMMKEQDSGLAFRRSCREGVCGSDGMNMNGKNGLACITPLSDVVKNGKLTLRPLPGLPVIRDMVVDMGIFYKQYERIQPYLQNDTPAPAIERLQSPEDRDKLDGLYECILCACCSTSCPSFWWNPDKFVGPAGLLQSYRFLADTRDNATRERLTDLEDPFSVFRCRGIMNCVAVCPKGLNPTRAIGKIREMLLADAT; encoded by the coding sequence ATGTCCAATCTTCAGGTATCGATATACCGTTACAACCCGGAAACCGACTCCGCACCCTATATGCAGGAGTTTCAGGTCGACACCAAGGGTCGCGACGTGATGGTGCTGGACGTTCTGCACATGATGAAAGAGCAGGACAGCGGCCTGGCGTTTCGCCGCAGCTGCCGCGAAGGCGTGTGCGGTTCCGACGGCATGAACATGAACGGCAAAAATGGACTGGCGTGCATCACGCCGCTGTCCGATGTGGTCAAAAACGGCAAGCTGACGCTGCGTCCACTGCCCGGGCTTCCGGTCATCCGCGACATGGTCGTGGATATGGGGATCTTCTATAAGCAGTACGAGCGCATCCAGCCGTACCTGCAAAACGATACCCCGGCGCCGGCCATCGAGCGTTTGCAGTCGCCGGAAGACCGCGACAAGCTCGACGGTCTGTACGAGTGCATTCTGTGTGCGTGCTGCTCGACCTCGTGCCCGTCGTTCTGGTGGAATCCGGACAAGTTCGTCGGCCCGGCGGGGCTCTTGCAGTCCTACCGCTTCCTGGCGGACACGCGCGACAATGCCACCCGCGAGCGCCTGACCGACCTGGAAGATCCGTTCTCCGTGTTCCGCTGCCGCGGCATCATGAACTGCGTGGCGGTATGCCCCAAAGGGCTCAACCCGACCCGCGCGATCGGCAAGATTCGCGAAATGCTGCTGGCGGATGCCACGTAA
- a CDS encoding BRCT domain-containing protein, translated as MGELAALAGVLTCIAFWWLLTRSMKRNGRAWWLRHLCALLLSPLALIGGAMFFGSLIGAPDAEGEPVGLAGMIAGLIFFALLAVPLALSWRAVKRNALKTVSGTPYTLLVPPYAQQHTVEPEPEPEPEPEPEPEPEPEPEPEPEPEPERVQAPVGSWHRVATPLIEIEHRDETEPFGVHVARVCDSHLAGTLEDDPLDAPEREFALCDMQGTVRLPLDEIELPVDQLREHLLTHYPDDLWDADDEPDDMEVTPLHEMGGLRFIYRDSSGKESTRELINFKLTAGTIRGICLDRNAIRTFKLDRVVTFLEGEELLYATEGRKAQRNEAPEPVHQGDPEITFSGFDAKTRAELEKSAKAHGFVVRKSVTKNLDYFVAGPRHSAAKLSNAEDKAGCSVINKEGFLWLVATGEAKF; from the coding sequence ATGGGGGAACTCGCAGCTTTAGCAGGCGTTTTGACCTGTATAGCGTTTTGGTGGCTACTGACGCGATCCATGAAGCGGAACGGAAGAGCATGGTGGCTACGCCACTTGTGCGCCTTGCTCTTATCACCCCTCGCCTTGATTGGTGGCGCCATGTTTTTTGGCTCGCTAATCGGAGCGCCTGATGCGGAAGGTGAACCGGTCGGCCTAGCTGGCATGATCGCTGGTTTGATTTTCTTCGCACTTCTAGCTGTACCGTTAGCTCTTTCTTGGCGGGCTGTTAAACGAAACGCCCTCAAGACTGTGTCGGGCACACCTTACACACTGTTAGTGCCGCCGTATGCGCAACAGCATACTGTTGAGCCAGAGCCAGAGCCAGAGCCAGAGCCAGAGCCAGAGCCAGAGCCAGAGCCAGAGCCAGAGCCAGAGCCAGAGCCAGAGCCAGAGCGCGTTCAAGCGCCGGTCGGCTCATGGCACCGCGTTGCAACGCCCCTCATTGAGATTGAACACCGAGATGAAACCGAACCTTTTGGCGTGCATGTGGCAAGAGTATGCGATTCGCATCTTGCCGGGACGCTTGAGGATGATCCTCTTGACGCTCCTGAACGTGAATTCGCACTCTGCGATATGCAAGGAACCGTTCGGCTTCCACTTGATGAGATTGAGTTACCTGTCGACCAACTGCGCGAGCACCTGCTGACTCATTATCCTGATGATCTCTGGGACGCTGATGACGAACCGGACGACATGGAAGTAACGCCGCTCCACGAAATGGGCGGATTGCGATTCATCTACCGCGATTCAAGTGGCAAAGAAAGCACCCGTGAGCTGATCAATTTCAAGCTTACAGCAGGCACGATACGAGGTATCTGCCTTGACCGAAACGCGATTCGTACTTTCAAGCTGGATCGCGTCGTTACGTTTCTGGAAGGCGAAGAGCTGCTTTATGCCACTGAAGGTCGAAAGGCTCAACGTAACGAAGCGCCGGAACCGGTGCATCAGGGAGATCCTGAGATCACGTTCTCGGGATTCGACGCCAAGACTCGCGCGGAGCTCGAGAAAAGCGCGAAGGCCCATGGTTTCGTCGTTCGTAAATCAGTGACCAAGAATCTCGACTACTTCGTGGCAGGCCCGCGCCATAGCGCTGCCAAGCTGAGTAATGCGGAAGATAAGGCTGGGTGCAGTGTGATAAATAAAGAGGGATTCTTATGGCTGGTAGCGACGGGCGAAGCGAAGTTCTAA
- the dusA gene encoding tRNA dihydrouridine(20/20a) synthase DusA, with product MTDLTNENSADRGRRFSVAPMMDWTTRDYRAFARTLTKRTLLYTEMVTTGAILHGSPRERFLGYTEVEHPIALQLGGSDAGELAECAAIAEAWGYDEVNLNVGCPSDRVQNNLIGACLMGYPEKVAAAVKAMQAAVSIPVTVKCRIGIDDQDEDADLARFIDMVADAGCTTFTVHARKAWLQGLSPKQNRDVPPLNYPRVHRLKAANPALHIGINGGIKTLEECQAQLAHVDSVMVGREAYQNPWLLAGVDQAIFGEPGPAMNRLDAAQAFRPYIQTRLDEGAKLNHITRHLLGLFQGCPGGRRFRRHLSEHAHKEGAGLRLYDDALGLIREPDTAA from the coding sequence ATGACCGATTTAACGAACGAAAACAGCGCCGACCGGGGCCGCCGCTTCTCGGTGGCGCCGATGATGGACTGGACGACCCGCGACTACCGCGCGTTCGCCCGCACATTGACCAAGCGCACTCTGCTCTACACCGAGATGGTGACCACCGGCGCGATTCTCCACGGCTCGCCGCGGGAGCGCTTTTTGGGCTACACCGAGGTGGAGCACCCGATCGCGCTGCAATTGGGCGGCAGCGACGCGGGGGAGCTTGCCGAGTGCGCGGCGATTGCCGAGGCCTGGGGCTATGACGAGGTGAACCTGAACGTGGGCTGCCCAAGCGACCGGGTGCAGAACAACCTGATCGGAGCGTGTTTGATGGGCTATCCGGAGAAGGTGGCGGCGGCGGTGAAAGCGATGCAGGCGGCGGTGTCGATTCCAGTCACGGTGAAGTGTCGCATCGGCATCGACGACCAGGACGAGGATGCGGACCTGGCGCGCTTTATTGATATGGTAGCGGACGCAGGCTGCACCACGTTTACCGTGCACGCGCGCAAGGCATGGCTGCAGGGGCTTTCCCCCAAGCAGAACCGCGACGTGCCGCCGCTGAACTACCCGCGCGTGCACCGCCTGAAAGCCGCCAACCCCGCGCTTCATATCGGCATCAACGGCGGCATCAAGACGCTTGAGGAGTGCCAGGCGCAGCTTGCGCACGTGGACAGCGTGATGGTGGGCCGTGAGGCGTACCAGAACCCGTGGCTGCTGGCCGGGGTCGATCAGGCCATTTTCGGAGAACCGGGTCCGGCCATGAACCGGCTGGACGCGGCGCAGGCGTTTCGCCCTTATATCCAAACGCGGCTCGATGAAGGCGCGAAGCTCAACCACATCACCCGCCACCTGCTGGGGCTTTTCCAGGGCTGCCCGGGCGGGCGGCGCTTTCGGCGCCACCTGTCCGAGCACGCTCACAAGGAAGGGGCGGGCCTGCGCCTTTATGACGACGCGCTCGGTTTGATCCGCGAGCCCGACACCGCGGCATAA